GGCCTTCTCGGCGCGGATCGCCTCCTGCACGGCACGGGCGGCGATGGCGGCGGCGTCGAGGCCGAGCGCCTGGGCCTCGGCGGCGAAGGGGGCCTGGGCTTCGGCGAGGCCGGGGGGCGCGTCACGGCGCCGACTGCCTTTTGCGCTAGGTCCCACCCCGGCAAAGTCGTTGGCCGTCACCGCTCCTCCTGTCGCCTCTGCAAGGGCCTGCAGCTGGGATGGACGCGGGAAGATGGTCCCTGCCTTCCACTTATAGACTGTGACGAGATGGACGCCGCACCGACGCGCAAGCTCCGCCGCTGACGTGTTCGACTTGATCATCCAATCGGCAAGATTCATGCTACGACCTTAGCGATTTAGGCTAGTTCAGCAAGCAAATTGTTCAGGCCCGCCGCCGCGCCCAGGCTCTGTAGATCCGTGGCCCCAGCAGCGCCGCCACCGCCACCAGCAGGATCGCGAGGCTGCCCGGCCGGGTCACGAAGACCATCCAGTTGCCTTCGCTGATGGTCAGCGCCTGGCGCAGCGCCTGCTCAGCCATCGGCCCCAGGATCATGCCGATCACGACGGGCGCCACCGGGAAGTCGAAGCGCCGCATGAACATGCCGATGATCCCGATGGCGTAGAGCAGGACCAGGTCCACGATGGAGTTGGAGATGCCGTAGGTGCCGATCGTGGCGAACACCAGGATGCCGGCATAGAGCTGCGGCGTCGGGATCTTCAGGATCTTCACCCAGAGCCCCACCAGCGGCAGGTTCAGCACCACCAGCATCACATTCGCCACGAAGAGCGAGGCGATCAGCGTCCAGACGAGGTCGGGCTGCGTCTCGAAGAGCAGCGGCCCGGGCTGGATGCCGTAGCTCTGGAAGGCGCTCAGCATGATGGCCGCCGTGGCGGAGGTGGGCAGGCCGAGCGTGAGCATGGGCACCAGGATGCCGGCCGCGGCGGCATTGTTCGCGGCCTCGGGCCCGGCCACACCTTCGATGGCGCCGGTCGTGCCGAATTCATGCGCGTGTTCGGGCGCCACCAGCTTCCGCTCGGCATAATAGCTGAGCATGGTCGGCATCTCGGTGCCGCCGGCGGGCAGCACGCCGAAGGGAAAGCCGAGGCCCGCGCCGCGCATCCAGGGCCAGAAGCTGCGCCTGAGGTCGGAGCGCGAGAGCATGAGGTGGCCGACCGGCAGCACCTGCGCCGCGCCGCCGTGATGGCGCCAGGCCATGTGCAGTGCCTCGGCCACCGCGAAGAGCGCGACGGCGACGAGCACCACGTTCACGCCATCATACAGCTCGGGCAGGCCGAAGGTCATGCGCGGCTGGCCGGTCTGCAGATCAATGCCGACCAGGCCCAGCGTCAACCCGAAGAAGAGGCTCACCAGCCCCCGCAGCGCCGAGCCGCCGAGCACGGCGGAGACGGTCACGAAGCACAGCACCATCAGGCAGAAATACTCGGCCGGCCCCAGCAGCAGCGCGACATCCACGATGACGGGGCCGAGGAAGGCGATGCCCAGCGTCCCCACCAGGCCGGCCACGAAGCTGCCGATGGCGGCCGTCGCCAGCGCCGGGCCCGCACGGCCGCTGCGCGCCATCTTCGCCCCTTCGAGGGCGGTGATGATGGAGCCGCTCTCGCCCGGCGCGTTCAGCAGGATGGAGGTGGTGCTGCCGCCATACATGGCGCCGTAGAAGACGCCGCAGAACAGGATGAAGGCGCCGGTGGCGCTCACCTGGAAGGTGATGGGCAGCAGGAGCGCGATGGTGAGCGCGGGGCCGATGCCGGGCAGCACGCCGACCGCGGTGCCGAGGAAGCAGCCCAGCAGCGCCCAGGCCAGGTTGGTCAGCGTCAGCGCATGCGAGAAGCCGAGGGAGAGGCCGTTGATCGCTTCCATCAGGCCACCTCCTGCCCGAGAAGGCGCAGCACCAGCCCCTCCAGCAGACCCGCGCCGATGTTCACGCCAAGCCCCTGCACGAAGAGGAACCAGACGAGCAGCGTCAGCGGCAGCGCGATCAGCAGGTCCCGCGCCATGGAGCGGCTGCCGAAGGCGGCGGCGACGAGGACGAACTGCGCCGAGGCCGCGATGGAAAACCCGGCCGGGCCGATCAGCACGAGGTTGGCGAGCAGGCCCGCGCCCAGCAGGCCGAGCGCGCGCAGATTGGGTGGCCCGGCCTCCGCCACCTCGGCCACCTGCGCCGACCAGCCGCCCCGCAGCGCGGAGAGGACCAGCAGCGCGCCCAGCAGCGTCATGCCGCTTGCCACCACATAGGGCACCGCCTTGGGGCCCACCTGGGCGTAGAGCGGCGAGACGGGAATGGCGCCGGCCTGCCAGAAGCCGACCAGCCCGAAGGCCAGGACGAAAAGGCCGGCCAGCAGGTCAGGCCAGGGAATCCGGTTCGTCATGGGGCCTCGCGCTTCCTTGCGCGGGCAGTCTTGGCCGTTTCATGCCTTCCGTCACCTGTCCGCGGCGTGGCAAGCTTGTCATTCGGGGAAGCTTTCGCGCCAGGCGCCGCGCCGCCATGCTGCCGGCATGAGCGCGGATCACATCATCGGACTCTATGAGCGCCACGCCCGCGCCTTCGACGCGCAGCGCGGGCGGGGCCCGATGGAGCGCGCCTGGCTCGATCGCTTCACGGCGCTGGTCCCGCCCGGTGGCGCGGTGCTCGACCTGGGCTGCGGCATGGGGGAGCCGATCGCGGCGCATCTCATCGGCGCGGGGTTCCGGGTGACGGGGGTGGATAGCGCGCCCACCCTGATCGGCCTCTGCCACGCACGCTTTCCCGGCCAGGATTGGCGCCTGGCCGACATGCGCGGCCTCGATCTCGGGCGGCGCTTCGACGGCATTCTCGCCTGGGACAGCTTCTTCCACCTGGACCAGGCGGATCAACGCGCGATGTTCGCCGTCTTCGCCCGCCACGCGGCACACGGCGCCGCGCTGATGTTCACCAGCGGCCCATCGGAGGGCGTGGCGCTGGGCTGCTTCGAGGGCGAGGTGCTGCATCACGCGAGCCTCTCACCGGAGGAATACCGCACCCTCCTGGCCAGCCACGACTTTGCGGTGGTGGACCACCGCGCGGAAGATCCGGAATGCGGCGGGCACACCGTCTGGCTCGCCCGCCGCAGTGGCGCTCAGGCGGCCAGCGCCGGATAGTCCGTGTAGCCCTTCGCACCGCCGCCATAGAAGCTCGCCTGGTCCGGCGTGTTCAGCGCGGCGCCCTGGGCGAGGCGCTCCGGCAGGTCCGGATTCGCCAGGAAGGGCACGCCGAAGGCGATGAGGTCGGCGAGGCCCGAGGCGATGTCCGCTTCGGCCCGCGCACGGTCATAGCCGCCGTTCAGGATCAGCGTGCCCTTGTAGTGGGCACGGATCAGCGCGGCCACGTCGAAGCCGGGCTTGGTGTCGAAGATGTGCAGATAGGCGAGGTTCCGCTTCGCCAGCTCGCCCGCCACATAGGCGTAGGTGGCCGGCGCGTCGGGATCATGGATGTCGTTGAACACCCCGCCCGGCGAGAGCCGCACGCCCACGCGGTCGGCGCCGATCGCCGCCACGGCGGCATCCACCGCGCCGAGCAGGAAACGCGCGCGGTTTTCGACCGAGCCGCCCCATTCATCCGTGCGCTGGTTCACATTGGGCGCCAGGAACTGGCCGGGCAGGTAGCCATTCGCGCCATGCACCTCCACGCCATCCAGCCCGGCCTCGCGCGCCAGGGTCGCCGCGCGGCCATAGGTCGCGATCAGGGCCGGGATCTCGGCCGCCTCCAGCGCGCGGGGCGTGCCATGCGGCTTCATGCCCTCATGCGTGTAGATCTCGCCGGGGGCGGCGATGGCCGAGGGCGCCACGGGCGCCGCGCCGTCCAGGAAATCGGGGTGGGAGATGCGGCCGGTGTGCATCAGCTGCACAAAGATGTGCCCGCCCTTGGCGTGCACCGCGCCGGCCACCTGGCGCCAGCCCTCGACCTGCGCCGCGTTGTAGAGGCCGGGAATATCAATGTAGCCGCGGCCCGAGGCATCGGGCGTCGTGCCCTCGGTCACGATCAGGCCGGCGCTGGCGCGCTGGGCGTAGTATTCGGCGTTCAGCGCGTTGGGCACCTGGCCGGGCGTGCGGTTGCGCGTCATCGGCGCCATCACGACACGGCTCTTGAGGGTCAGCGCGCCGACGCGCACGGGGGAGAACAGGGACATCTTCGGGCAACTCCATGGCTCGGGGCGGAACACGCCGCCCCCTTGCCAAGAGAGATGGGGCGCAAAGGTTGCGCCGCGAAATCACGCCCGGTGATGATGCCCATTCACGCCGGAGGATTTACCCGGCGAGGCCAAGCTCCTTCAGCACCGCCTCGGTCGCGGCGATGTCGGCGGCGAGGAAGCGGTCGAACTCGGCCCCGGCGAGGAAGGCGTTGTCCCAGCCGCGCGTGGCCAGCAGCTCGCGCCAGGCAGGCAGCGCGTTGAGCTCCGTCATCAGGTTGACCAGGGCGGCGCGCTGGTTCGGGTTGATGCCGGGTGCCCCGAAGACGCCGCGCCAATTCGCCGTCACCACATCCACGCCGGATTCGCGGAGCGTCGGGATGGCGGGGTCGCTGCGCGTCTCGCCGGTGGTGGCCAGGGCCCGCATCCGGCCGGCGCGGATCTGCTCGGAGAATTCGGAGAAGCCGGAAATGCCGGCCTTCACCTGGGCGCCCAGGATCGCCG
This region of Sediminicoccus rosea genomic DNA includes:
- a CDS encoding type II toxin-antitoxin system CcdA family antitoxin, which produces MNLADWMIKSNTSAAELARRCGVHLVTVYKWKAGTIFPRPSQLQALAEATGGAVTANDFAGVGPSAKGSRRRDAPPGLAEAQAPFAAEAQALGLDAAAIAARAVQEAIRAEKARRWLEENQDAIEAWNRWTESNELPLAEYRMF
- a CDS encoding tripartite tricarboxylate transporter permease, translating into MEAINGLSLGFSHALTLTNLAWALLGCFLGTAVGVLPGIGPALTIALLLPITFQVSATGAFILFCGVFYGAMYGGSTTSILLNAPGESGSIITALEGAKMARSGRAGPALATAAIGSFVAGLVGTLGIAFLGPVIVDVALLLGPAEYFCLMVLCFVTVSAVLGGSALRGLVSLFFGLTLGLVGIDLQTGQPRMTFGLPELYDGVNVVLVAVALFAVAEALHMAWRHHGGAAQVLPVGHLMLSRSDLRRSFWPWMRGAGLGFPFGVLPAGGTEMPTMLSYYAERKLVAPEHAHEFGTTGAIEGVAGPEAANNAAAAGILVPMLTLGLPTSATAAIMLSAFQSYGIQPGPLLFETQPDLVWTLIASLFVANVMLVVLNLPLVGLWVKILKIPTPQLYAGILVFATIGTYGISNSIVDLVLLYAIGIIGMFMRRFDFPVAPVVIGMILGPMAEQALRQALTISEGNWMVFVTRPGSLAILLVAVAALLGPRIYRAWARRRA
- a CDS encoding tripartite tricarboxylate transporter TctB family protein, with amino-acid sequence MTNRIPWPDLLAGLFVLAFGLVGFWQAGAIPVSPLYAQVGPKAVPYVVASGMTLLGALLVLSALRGGWSAQVAEVAEAGPPNLRALGLLGAGLLANLVLIGPAGFSIAASAQFVLVAAAFGSRSMARDLLIALPLTLLVWFLFVQGLGVNIGAGLLEGLVLRLLGQEVA
- a CDS encoding class I SAM-dependent DNA methyltransferase, producing the protein MSADHIIGLYERHARAFDAQRGRGPMERAWLDRFTALVPPGGAVLDLGCGMGEPIAAHLIGAGFRVTGVDSAPTLIGLCHARFPGQDWRLADMRGLDLGRRFDGILAWDSFFHLDQADQRAMFAVFARHAAHGAALMFTSGPSEGVALGCFEGEVLHHASLSPEEYRTLLASHDFAVVDHRAEDPECGGHTVWLARRSGAQAASAG
- a CDS encoding alkene reductase produces the protein MSLFSPVRVGALTLKSRVVMAPMTRNRTPGQVPNALNAEYYAQRASAGLIVTEGTTPDASGRGYIDIPGLYNAAQVEGWRQVAGAVHAKGGHIFVQLMHTGRISHPDFLDGAAPVAPSAIAAPGEIYTHEGMKPHGTPRALEAAEIPALIATYGRAATLAREAGLDGVEVHGANGYLPGQFLAPNVNQRTDEWGGSVENRARFLLGAVDAAVAAIGADRVGVRLSPGGVFNDIHDPDAPATYAYVAGELAKRNLAYLHIFDTKPGFDVAALIRAHYKGTLILNGGYDRARAEADIASGLADLIAFGVPFLANPDLPERLAQGAALNTPDQASFYGGGAKGYTDYPALAA